The sequence TTAGCAAAAGCAGCCGCTTCCATTCAAACAGCTACAAATTCAGGAGAAGCAGGTTATATCCAACAAGAACGGGAAATTTCTTGTCTATACGTTGTGCAGTATAATCGTGCACAATGGGGGAACAGTGAGGAAGAATTAAAGAAAGCAGACATGATTGAAATAAAGATGGGGCAGGGTGCTAGCGCTGGTGATGGTTTTAAGGTTCCTTATCAAATGATAGATCAAGACTTTAGGGAGCATATAAAAATTGATAAAGAACAAGATGCAGTAATGCCTGCCCGTTTTCCTGATATAAACACAGCTGATGATTTAAAAAATAAAGTGGATTATTTAAGACAAATATCTGAAGGTGTACCTATAGCCGTTAAAATAGCGGCCGGCAATATCGAAGCTGATATAGATATTTTACTTTATGCGGGAGTTGACGCAATAGTAATAGATGGAGCACAAGGAGAAACAGCCAACAGTGCTGAAATAACTATAAATAATTTCGGTATTCCAACTTTACATGCATTGATAAGAGCAGATGAATATCTAAATCAGAAAAATGCTCGAGACAAAGTATCGCTAATAATAACAGGAGGAATAAGGGATAGTGGTGACATGCTTAAAGCAATGGCTATGGGGGCAGATGCCTTCTATATAGGATATCCCTTAACTATAGCCTCGATATATACCCAGCTGGCAAATCTTCCTGCCGGAAGCAGCCCGGTAGATATTTATCTCTATGAGGGTAAGCACAAAAACTTGTTGGATGTGGAAGAAGCTGCAAACTGTACTGCCAACTATCTAAAAGCCCTTAAAGAGGAAATAAACATCGGCCTTAGATGTTTAGGTAAAAATTCAATAGCAAATCTAAATAAAAATGATTTGGTTGCACTAACAAAAGATATGGCAGAAATCACCGGGGTTAAATTGGCTTACAATATGCATAAAATAAATTGATACATTTATTATCACAAAAATTGTGGGGTGTTCATAGTATATATTATAAAGTAATAATTAATTAAAGGTGAGGTGAAATTATGGGTTACGGTTGTGGAACTGGCAAAGGCAGTGAATTATTATTCTTCTTCCTTCTCCTTGTAATCCTATTCTGCGGATGCGGATTTGGAGGAATACTTGAAGAATAAGACTTATTAAGGTAACCTGACAGTACATTTTAGAAAGGATAGATGAGTCATGCTTTTCATCTATCCTTTCTTTATTATTTAAAGGTTTATCAAATATTTCATTTAAATGTAACACAACAACTTCAATATACATATATATAGAGTAACTAAAAAATATATAAATCAGTATATATAGTCGGGAGGTGAATCCATGGGCTTTGGCGGAAAAGGCGGCTGCGGTTTTGGTGGTGATGGTTCCAGCTTATTATTTTTCTTCCTACTTTTAGTTATAATATTCTGCAACTGCGGCGGATTAGGATTTGGATTGGAAAAAACAGAATAAATAGAAAAACGCCACTTTGTTTGCAGCAAATTAAAGTGGCGTTTCTTTATAATAGAGTTATAAAAATTTCAATCCTCCCATACGTCATCCATCAACTTTTCTATTTCATTTTTACTTTTTTGCGTTGCTTCTCTATCTATTTTTATGCAAAGTACATCTCCTGGCTGTGCTTTTTCAGGAATTACTTCCAACGGAATATCAATGGTATTATTGCTGCCCTCGACTTCAACTACTGCAAAATTACCCTCAAACCTGTCTATAATTATTTTCATAGATATCCTCCTTTTGACTTTTAAATCATGGACTAAAATATAATTGTTGACCATCTCCTGCCACTATTATATCTCCTAGTTCATCTGTCCTATATATATCACAGCCAATATCTTTCAAAGATTCTATAGTTTCTTGATGAGGATGACCATATTTGTTATCTGCTCCCAAACATATAACAGCATACTTGGGGGATATCTGACTTAAAAACTCCGGTGTGCTGGAACTTGAGCTACCATGATGTCCCACCTTTAAAACATCTGCTTCTAGGTCATAACCCCTATCCAACAGCTCTCTCTCCACCTGGTTTTCAGCATCACCCATAAATAAAAATCTATTATCCTCATAGGTCACCTTTATGACGGCGGAATAATTGTTCAAATCATCATATGATTCGCTTACCGGCGAGAGCATCTCCACTCTGACCGAATCATCCAAATCAAAAGCAATTCCCGCTTTAGCGGATTTTATCTTTACACCCCTGCTTTTTGCCGCTTTAAGCACATCTTCAAAGGTCTTTGTGTTATGCGCCACCTTGGGCATATAGAAACTTTCTATTTCAAAGTCATGTATCACATCATCCAGCCCTCCTATGTGGTCGCTGTGAGGATGTGTTCCCACAAGGCAATTAATCTTATCAATACCTAGATTTTTTAGATAATCTACTACTTGCTCTCCCTTATTGTTGTCTCCTGCGTCTATCAGCATAGTTTTTCCTGCTTTAGTCTGTATCAATATAGAATCCCCTTGCCCAACATCTATAAAATGCACTAATATATCTCCATCTATATCCCTTTGCACAGTAGAATATGAACATGCAGATAAGACTAAAATTATTGCTGTTATAATTACTATATACTTTACTTTGTTTGTATTCATCCTTATTTTTCCCTCTCCCATAATTTCCTATATTTTTAAAATATCCCGATAGTGTATCCGCAATCTATCGCACTACGGGCATCATATATCCCCTGAACACAGCCTAATTTTGTTTAACTGATACAGTGT is a genomic window of Clostridia bacterium containing:
- a CDS encoding FMN-binding glutamate synthase family protein, whose protein sequence is MSLMQNFYSRITDNLLDKLTDMKMVKAPMLVDNYSFIKLMGIAERAKTGKPLSQPLGSTNDFKDFQELMLIPNLFPLEDNNDIDTQVVIGNQAQKPMTLPVPFMVAGMAYGASISMKAKIALAKAAASIQTATNSGEAGYIQQEREISCLYVVQYNRAQWGNSEEELKKADMIEIKMGQGASAGDGFKVPYQMIDQDFREHIKIDKEQDAVMPARFPDINTADDLKNKVDYLRQISEGVPIAVKIAAGNIEADIDILLYAGVDAIVIDGAQGETANSAEITINNFGIPTLHALIRADEYLNQKNARDKVSLIITGGIRDSGDMLKAMAMGADAFYIGYPLTIASIYTQLANLPAGSSPVDIYLYEGKHKNLLDVEEAANCTANYLKALKEEINIGLRCLGKNSIANLNKNDLVALTKDMAEITGVKLAYNMHKIN
- a CDS encoding sporulation protein YjcZ — translated: MGYGCGTGKGSELLFFFLLLVILFCGCGFGGILEE
- a CDS encoding sporulation protein YjcZ, which produces MGFGGKGGCGFGGDGSSLLFFFLLLVIIFCNCGGLGFGLEKTE
- a CDS encoding DUF3006 domain-containing protein encodes the protein MKIIIDRFEGNFAVVEVEGSNNTIDIPLEVIPEKAQPGDVLCIKIDREATQKSKNEIEKLMDDVWED
- a CDS encoding MBL fold metallo-hydrolase, with the translated sequence MNTNKVKYIVIITAIILVLSACSYSTVQRDIDGDILVHFIDVGQGDSILIQTKAGKTMLIDAGDNNKGEQVVDYLKNLGIDKINCLVGTHPHSDHIGGLDDVIHDFEIESFYMPKVAHNTKTFEDVLKAAKSRGVKIKSAKAGIAFDLDDSVRVEMLSPVSESYDDLNNYSAVIKVTYEDNRFLFMGDAENQVERELLDRGYDLEADVLKVGHHGSSSSSTPEFLSQISPKYAVICLGADNKYGHPHQETIESLKDIGCDIYRTDELGDIIVAGDGQQLYFSP